A region from the Aegilops tauschii subsp. strangulata cultivar AL8/78 chromosome 5, Aet v6.0, whole genome shotgun sequence genome encodes:
- the LOC109774976 gene encoding uncharacterized protein: MGKPVDVELGGAGGLAIAGGGGGGGGWGCGAVGRSVSFRCVFVLALAVGVLVPALFLLLPSRPGGYLSSDPDVLAAEIQVGFTLEKPVSFLAAHMDRIGSDIFEEIGVPNSKVSIVSMHSLASKYSTRVVFGVLPYPKDASISLPALSVLRSSLIGMMLKQLNLSLTPSIFGYPSSIELLGFPGGITVVPVQSGSVWASTDPLFNFVLNNSIGQILGNLTELKNQLEFGLNLRSYERIYLQFRNEIGSSVEAPATIEASVLDGNSILLPYRLKQLAELIKEPDARNLGLNHSVFGKVKGVQLSSYLQHSISDLSPSPAPSPSPYPSPSPSPSTSVPPSSSPSGSVPYLTPPTSSPSPRASPPLPNHPPCFPCSDCNPFPPAGRPMLKPPCFGSGPKLPPSVHSPQPSAVPSPTVHKPYLPPIPVHVDPPHPLPSPNHVPNAVPGPTYQMMPIPSPPVPHFRHSPPRKKRSGTTTKSPPIAPSPYSLLHS, translated from the exons ATGGGGAAGCCCGTCGATGTCGAGCTCGGCGGCGCGGGAGGCCTCGCGATcgccggcggaggaggaggaggaggagggtgggGGTGCGGCGCGGTCGGCCGCTCCGTCTCGTTCCGGTGCGTCTTCGTGCTCGCGCTCGCTGTCGGGGTCCTCGTCCCGGCGCTGTTCCTCCTCCTGCCCTCCCGCCCCGGGGGTTACCTTTCCAGCGACCCCGACGTTCTCGCCG CTGAAATTCAGGTTGGTTTCACGTTGGAAAAGCCAGTATCGTTCCTCGCTGCTCACATGGACAGAATAGGGAGTGACATATTTGAAGAGATTGGTGTACCTAATAGCAAG GTTTCCATTGTTTCGATGCACTCTTTAGCTTCTAAATACTCCACGCGTGTGGTTTTTGGTGTTCTTCCTTATCCAAAAGATGCTTCGATAAGTTTGCCGGCCCTTAGTGTACTGAGGTCATCCTTAATAGGGATGATGCTGAAGCAGCTGAACCTATCCTTGACACCATCAATTTTTGGTTATCCATCTTCCATCGAGTTGTTGGGATTCCCTGGAGGAATTACTGTTGTTCCTGTGCAATCTGGTTCTGTATGGGCAAGCACAGACCCACTATTCAACTTTGTGCTGAACAACTCCATTGGTCAGATCTTGGGTAATCTTACAGAGCTAAAAAATCAATTGGAATTTGGATTGAACTTGAGGTCCTACGAG AGAATATATTTGCAGTTCAGGAATGAGATTGGTTCTTCAGTTGAAGCGCCAGCAACTATTGAGGCATCGGTGTTAGATGGGAATAGTATTCTGTTGCCATATAGATTGAAACAACTAGCTGAGCTAATCAAAGAACCTGACGCGAGGAACCTTGGGCTTAATCACTCTGTATTTGGTAAAGTAAAAGGAGTTCAGCTGTCATCGTATCTGCAACACTCAATCTCAGATTTGTCTCCTAGTCCAGCTCCTTCACCATCTCCATAtccatccccctctccatcaccTTCTACAAGTGTACCACCATCTTCGTCGCCATCTGGGAGTGTCCCGTACCTTACACCCCCAACCTCTAGTCCCTCTCCTCGGGCTTCTCCCCCTTTACCAAACCACCCCCCTTGTTTTCCATGTTCTGATTGTAACCCCTTTCCTCCAGCTGGTAGGCCAATGCTAAAACCACCCTGCTTTGGTAGTGGCCCTAAGCTGCCTCCATCTGTGCATTCACCACAGCCATCTGCTGTTCCATCCCCCACAGTTCATAAACCATACCTTCCTCCAATCCCTGTCCATGTAGATCCTCCCCATCCCTTACCATCTCCCAATCATGTACCAAACGCAGTCCCTGGACCAACTTATCAAATGATGCCGATACCTTCACCCCCAGTGCCTCATTTTCGACATTCTCCTCCACGGAAGAAACGAAGTGGCACAACAACCAAGTCTCCTCCAATTGCTCCATCTCCGTATT CTCTCCTCCATTCCTGA